The sequence below is a genomic window from Pseudorasbora parva isolate DD20220531a chromosome 4, ASM2467924v1, whole genome shotgun sequence.
taaaaaaaaaaaaaaaaaaagactttatgATGTTATACTTAATATGATAACTGCTCTCTCTGGGCCAGCggcagtttaaaaaaatcacgTGGGTCTTTGAATCTAGATTGCGATCTCGTAACGATTAATCGTCCGGCTCTAATactgaatatattattatttttaatgcatcATAATGAGTAGCCTATTGATTGCTGAACGTGCTTAATTGTCATGAAAGTAATGCCACAATACAAAATTATAGGAAAAATAAGATCCAGACATGTTATgtgatatttgtgtgtgtgtttgattaaCACAATTATAACAATGGCTAATTCATTTTTCTTTCTTCCCTTTTTCAGCCACATCCAACAGCACGTTTGAAGGTTTGGACAACCATGATGGCGGTGTTTGTAGGACCAAATCCATGAAGCTGGTTCTGAGAGTTGGACAGAGTGAGTACCACCCACAACCTTTCTCTCCATACCTGCACCTGCAACGATGAAGATCACTGCTTCCATAACCATCTTCCATGTCACCGGTCTTGTAGTGGGTGTCCATGCTAGTGTGCCTCAGCGTGTAATTGAAATGTCATGTGAGCTTGTTTCCTATGGCTATGCCAGCTGTCCCTTCTTTAGGCTTGTGGGGAGATACTTGCAGCTTTACGCCAATTCATTAAATTCTCTCTCAAAACCTGGGGCATATTGCCTTGAAGCCAAAAAGATGTAAGGGTGGTCCGGTATTATGTTCAGATCAGTTTTTCAGTTCGATGAACATTTCGTACTGCTTCAGCTCCACTAGTAAATTTTAGTTTCTGgctgtaaatattttattttctattttgttTTTAGGTCCTACAGATTCATTCTCAGCAAAAAATCCTCCCACAAGATATCCTCCAAAATATCCTGACAATAAGGATCAAAGCACCTTCAGCAAAGAGAATGACGTTGTCAGCAAAACTGGTAGGTATTCATGTATACGAGGGCAAATCTCACTAAATCATAAATTATGCTATTTAAAtcaactttaatcaaaataaaatgacattgTGCCTAAAATAATaggaataatataaattaataataatattaaatattatacttggtaaaataaaatacaaataaatataaataattattggaTTAATGAAACAATGCAAAAAGTCTTAATAAAATTTGTCCTAAAATGCTCATATATTGGACCATATATAATAAGGTCATATTCTATCTTTCTTTTGATTTTAGATTGAAATATGACAGTTGTACAATGTGCTAaatgttaaagggataattcacccgaaaatgtgatgtttatctgcttacccccagggcatccaagatgtaggtgtgtttgtttctttagtagaacacaaatgaagattttaactccaaccgttgctcgtataatgcatgtcaatggagtgttttctatgagagtcactgtgcgagtatatatatatatatatatatatatatatatatatatatatatatatatatatatatatatatatatatatataactgatcgttttttgccacaatgtgtaagccacagggtttaatatggatttcgTGTAtctatgttttttttactctcatagtgactctcatagaaaacaccccattgacatgcattatacgagcaaaaGTTGagttaaaatcttaatttgtgtttgactgaagaaacaaacacacctacattttggaaagggtaagcagataaacatcacattttaatttttgggtgaactatccctttaataatagACTTTTCCTCAACTTTAGTTAATTAGTTTAGAGTAAAGTTTGAGGTGTCTGACCAGTTTCAACCTTTTTTTGTATGACAATCCACGACAGATTGCGAATGTGGACTCCCAGATCCAACAGAGTGTTTGCCCACGTCTGGTACATGTAGATTCAACGCGTACCAGATGTGgcccggatctgggccgacactatGTTGCTATATGGGCTTGCACATCCTAACTTGTTCCTATGCTGTTAAATGATTTCTGCTTCACTTTGTCATAAACTCATTCTCCTTCCCCAGACTCTACACAGAATGGTGATGCCGGAGGGAAGAGCGGAGAGTCTGTTGGATCTGCTGGATCCGAAGTAGCCCTCTTTGCTGGTGTTGCCTCTGGTGCtgtcatcttcatcatcatcatcatcgctCTCGTAGCACTGCTGCATCGCCGTCATCAGAAACACTCCGCACAGTGCTCCGCCCAGTTGCCATTAAACACGCTGCCCAAACGCGGAAGTGCCGCCAGTGGCGGTAGCAACAATAATGGCTCTGAGCCAAGTGACATCATCTTTCCACTGCGGACCTCAGGAAGCATGTACTGTCCACACTACGAGAAGGTTAGTGGTGACTACGGACACCCTGTCTACATCGTTCAAGAAATGCCACCACAAAATCCTGCAAACATTTACTATAAAGTTTGACAAAGCATGGATAAGCTACGGAAAATGAAGAGCCGACGGGCATTGTTTTTAATGATGGACATCAGTGTTTTGATGCCACTCAGATCAGTCGCATGTTGCAGTTGATTTCGCCCTGTTGGATGCTAGAAGGGCCGAAGTGTTGTCTTCAGAAGAACTCTTTGAGGCCTGATTCTGGATTAGATGCTGGTGCCCATGGGCATTTGCTCTACTGTTTATAACAAGGAAAACGGGATGACT
It includes:
- the efnb2b gene encoding ephrin-B2b isoform X1 → MRDREEETSRFPRLLKCKADGENLAANASAHRGRPCLSVCVCWRRFVPGRGVVLYPQIGDKMDIVCPRIKPGSTEQMNIEYFRVYLVPKEQLETCSVTKSDMLLLNCDKPDQDVKFTFKFQEFSPNLWGLEFFKGKDYHIISTSNSTFEGLDNHDGGVCRTKSMKLVLRVGQSPTDSFSAKNPPTRYPPKYPDNKDQSTFSKENDVVSKTDSTQNGDAGGKSGESVGSAGSEVALFAGVASGAVIFIIIIIALVALLHRRHQKHSAQCSAQLPLNTLPKRGSAASGGSNNNGSEPSDIIFPLRTSGSMYCPHYEKVSGDYGHPVYIVQEMPPQNPANIYYKV
- the efnb2b gene encoding ephrin-B2b isoform X2 produces the protein MDTTMWTYIFGLFVVAFRVKLARSTVLESIYWNTSNTKFVPGRGVVLYPQIGDKMDIVCPRIKPGSTEQMNIEYFRVYLVPKEQLETCSVTKSDMLLLNCDKPDQDVKFTFKFQEFSPNLWGLEFFKGKDYHIISTSNSTFEGLDNHDGGVCRTKSMKLVLRVGQSPTDSFSAKNPPTRYPPKYPDNKDQSTFSKENDVVSKTDSTQNGDAGGKSGESVGSAGSEVALFAGVASGAVIFIIIIIALVALLHRRHQKHSAQCSAQLPLNTLPKRGSAASGGSNNNGSEPSDIIFPLRTSGSMYCPHYEKVSGDYGHPVYIVQEMPPQNPANIYYKV